From Pseudanabaena sp. PCC 6802, one genomic window encodes:
- the hisC gene encoding histidinol-phosphate transaminase produces MGYFRPAIDAMSGYVPGEQPKSGVKVIKLNTNENPYPPSPKAMAALHHVEPDALRRYPDPFAWQFCQAVSDELGVPADWVIVGNGSDDVLNVLVRACAEGQERRVVYPMPTYVLYRTLSAMQPAEVVEVPYPDNFQLPIADLVAANGAITFIASPNSPSGHTVPLDDLRKLAGSVSGIVAIDEAYVDFAESSALSLVREFENVIVLRTLSKGYSLAGLRLGFGVANPQLLSGLFKVKDSYNIDAIAIAVGTAAIRDRDYKNTCAEKVKGSRAQLTADLRKLGFKVLDSHTNFVLATPPQGNAEFIYLALKDRGILVRYFKETGLEDKLRISVGTDEENQALIEALGSIL; encoded by the coding sequence ATGGGCTATTTTCGTCCTGCTATTGATGCGATGTCTGGGTATGTTCCGGGAGAGCAGCCAAAATCTGGTGTTAAGGTAATTAAACTTAATACGAATGAAAACCCTTACCCACCTTCGCCTAAAGCGATGGCAGCGTTGCATCATGTGGAGCCGGATGCTTTGCGGCGCTATCCCGATCCGTTTGCGTGGCAGTTTTGTCAGGCCGTTAGCGATGAGTTGGGCGTGCCTGCGGACTGGGTCATCGTTGGCAATGGTAGCGATGATGTATTGAATGTATTGGTGCGAGCCTGTGCGGAGGGGCAGGAGCGACGGGTAGTATATCCCATGCCTACCTACGTTTTGTATCGCACTTTATCTGCCATGCAGCCCGCCGAAGTAGTTGAGGTACCCTACCCAGACAATTTCCAGTTACCGATCGCCGATCTCGTTGCAGCCAATGGGGCGATTACGTTTATTGCTTCGCCGAATAGTCCTTCGGGGCATACGGTGCCTTTGGACGATCTGCGGAAATTAGCTGGAAGCGTATCGGGAATCGTAGCGATCGACGAGGCCTATGTTGACTTTGCAGAATCCTCGGCATTGTCTTTGGTACGGGAATTTGAAAATGTAATCGTGTTGCGAACTTTATCGAAAGGTTATTCCCTGGCGGGATTGCGTTTGGGGTTTGGCGTGGCAAATCCGCAATTGCTGTCCGGTCTGTTTAAGGTGAAGGATAGTTACAATATCGATGCGATCGCGATCGCAGTGGGGACGGCAGCTATACGCGATCGCGACTATAAAAATACCTGCGCCGAGAAGGTCAAAGGATCGCGCGCTCAACTAACCGCTGATTTGCGCAAGTTGGGATTTAAGGTATTGGACTCCCATACGAATTTTGTATTGGCAACTCCACCACAGGGTAATGCCGAGTTTATATATCTGGCATTAAAGGATCGAGGGATTTTGGTGCGGTACTTTAAGGAAACAGGGTTGGAGGATAAGTTGAGAATTTCGGTTGGAACCGATGAGGAAAACCAAGCATTGATCGAGGCACTAGGCAGCATTTTGTGA
- the cutA gene encoding divalent-cation tolerance protein CutA yields MQDANELVIVMTTLPDRGTAQHLARILVDEHHAACVQILPGITSTYFWQGELCTESEHLLMIKTLFSNYAALEGRLRSLHPYSEPEIVAVPVIAVSQGYLRWAINSLNK; encoded by the coding sequence ATGCAAGATGCTAACGAGCTAGTTATAGTGATGACCACATTGCCAGATCGGGGTACGGCACAGCACCTGGCTCGTATCCTGGTAGACGAGCATCATGCTGCTTGCGTACAGATTTTACCTGGAATTACGTCAACCTATTTTTGGCAAGGAGAGCTATGTACGGAATCCGAACATCTACTGATGATCAAAACTCTATTTAGCAACTATGCTGCCCTGGAAGGAAGGTTGCGATCGCTTCATCCCTATTCAGAACCAGAAATCGTTGCCGTTCCTGTCATTGCTGTCAGCCAGGGTTATCTACGCTGGGCAATTAACTCGTTGAATAAATAG
- a CDS encoding transglycosylase SLT domain-containing protein, which produces MKQLTRWSLVLACSTTLVGATTYHTTARNSFQSNNLLAATIDASDRDSASVPFDLLPNLAPPQQLAQLQAQAQTTQLSPERNRSRYVLANLHLANRNPQAAIPLLAGLETEYPVLADYVLLKRAQALTASSDLNGARAVWQQILSQYPDSPAAAEALYALGQFPQLMSKFPSHPRSQDVLLAELRKSPNRPDLLISMAVYFRDYKGILPLLDRLVGLKGVVLTPDRWWAIAEGYYDNAEYGKASLAYARATSNPYTAYRLGRSFQRNRQKDRAIAAYHSVFQKFPNSPQAPRALIRLIDLSRPEEAIRFADIVVAKYPNTAGEALLKKADILQQQGNAQAASNAQTLLLNNYGSSDAAAQLSWRYAKHQARSGQLDRAITWVNRIVANEPESETAPEAAYWAGKWATRLGDRATARQMYTFAVTKHPQSYFAWRSANQLGLQVGDFTTARSIQPSFNRPSTRSPLPAGNPALSELYMLGQDRDASDYWQFAIRGQLMKNPREILTDAIVRLGVNDNIRGIAKADSLNWLDVTATEQAEINELKKQPIFWQALYPFPYYSTISNWAGQRNLPPLLVMGLIRQESRFEPEILSRSGAVGLMQIMPDTGRWIASKQGISNYSLKNPEHNIEMGTWYFDYTHREFGDNSMLAIASYNAGPGAIGRWVKSRGIGDPDEFVESIPFDETRDYVYRVFANNWNYMRLYSPQVQQKLAQLEAESVKLSTSQVKNVEKK; this is translated from the coding sequence ATGAAGCAATTAACTCGTTGGTCGCTGGTGCTGGCTTGCAGCACTACCCTAGTCGGAGCTACTACCTATCACACTACGGCTAGAAACTCTTTCCAATCCAATAACCTCCTGGCTGCTACCATTGATGCTAGCGATCGCGACTCTGCTTCTGTCCCATTTGACCTCTTACCCAATTTAGCTCCACCTCAACAGTTGGCGCAGTTGCAGGCGCAAGCTCAAACAACACAACTATCGCCGGAACGCAATCGCTCCCGCTATGTTTTAGCCAACCTGCATCTGGCTAATCGCAATCCTCAGGCGGCTATCCCATTACTGGCGGGCTTGGAAACGGAATACCCCGTGCTGGCTGATTATGTCTTGCTGAAGCGGGCACAGGCTCTAACTGCATCGTCGGATCTCAATGGAGCCAGGGCGGTCTGGCAGCAAATTCTCAGTCAGTATCCCGATAGTCCCGCCGCCGCCGAAGCTTTGTATGCCCTGGGACAATTTCCCCAGTTAATGTCAAAATTTCCTTCTCATCCGCGATCGCAGGATGTCTTGCTAGCCGAATTGCGCAAGAGCCCCAATCGCCCTGATTTGCTAATTAGCATGGCGGTTTACTTTAGGGACTACAAGGGCATCTTGCCTTTGTTAGATCGCCTGGTCGGTCTTAAGGGCGTGGTGCTTACACCCGATCGGTGGTGGGCGATCGCTGAGGGATACTATGACAATGCCGAGTATGGCAAAGCCAGTCTTGCCTACGCCCGCGCCACCTCCAATCCCTATACTGCCTATCGCTTGGGGCGCAGTTTCCAACGCAATCGCCAGAAAGATCGGGCGATCGCCGCTTATCACAGCGTGTTTCAAAAGTTTCCCAACAGTCCCCAAGCACCAAGGGCGCTGATTCGCCTGATCGATCTCTCCAGACCAGAAGAGGCAATTAGGTTTGCGGATATCGTAGTGGCAAAGTATCCCAACACGGCGGGCGAAGCATTATTGAAAAAAGCGGATATCCTGCAACAGCAGGGTAACGCTCAGGCAGCTAGCAATGCCCAAACTTTACTGCTCAATAACTATGGCAGCAGCGACGCAGCAGCTCAACTTTCCTGGCGCTATGCCAAACACCAGGCTCGGTCTGGGCAGTTAGATCGGGCAATTACTTGGGTAAATCGCATCGTAGCCAACGAACCAGAGAGCGAAACGGCACCGGAGGCTGCCTATTGGGCGGGGAAATGGGCAACTCGACTCGGCGATCGGGCTACGGCTCGCCAGATGTATACCTTTGCCGTAACTAAGCACCCTCAATCTTACTTTGCCTGGCGATCGGCCAATCAACTGGGCTTGCAGGTGGGTGACTTTACCACAGCCCGCAGCATTCAGCCGTCGTTCAACCGTCCTAGCACGCGCAGTCCCCTACCCGCAGGCAATCCAGCTTTGTCGGAACTCTACATGCTCGGCCAGGATCGCGATGCTAGCGATTACTGGCAGTTTGCGATACGGGGGCAGTTAATGAAGAACCCGAGGGAAATTCTTACCGATGCGATCGTGCGCCTTGGGGTGAATGACAACATTCGCGGTATTGCCAAAGCTGACAGTCTCAATTGGCTCGACGTTACCGCTACCGAACAAGCAGAAATTAACGAACTCAAAAAGCAGCCCATTTTCTGGCAGGCATTGTATCCTTTCCCCTACTATTCCACCATATCTAACTGGGCAGGACAGCGCAACCTACCACCGCTGCTGGTTATGGGGTTAATTCGCCAGGAGTCCCGCTTTGAGCCGGAGATCTTATCGCGATCCGGCGCGGTGGGCTTGATGCAAATTATGCCGGATACGGGTCGCTGGATTGCTTCTAAGCAAGGCATATCAAACTATTCGCTTAAAAATCCCGAGCATAATATCGAGATGGGAACCTGGTATTTTGACTACACGCATCGAGAGTTCGGCGATAATTCCATGCTGGCGATCGCGAGTTACAACGCTGGCCCCGGTGCGATCGGGCGCTGGGTCAAGAGTCGCGGTATCGGCGATCCCGATGAATTTGTAGAATCGATTCCCTTCGACGAAACGAGGGACTATGTCTATCGCGTATTTGCGAATAACTGGAACTACATGCGGCTTTACTCGCCCCAGGTGCAGCAAAAGCTAGCTCAGCTAGAAGCCGAGTCAGTCAAGCTGTCTACATCTCAGGTAAAAAACGTTGAAAAGAAGTAA
- a CDS encoding carotenoid oxygenase family protein, giving the protein MVQAVTPTFSKSDWQKGYESLRTENSYWIEHVDGAIPQNLVGTLFRNGPGLLDVNGQAYGHPFDGDGMVCAITLANGRAHFANSFVKTPEFLAEQEAGRILYRGVFGTQKPGGWLQNIFDLRFKNIANTNAIYHAKKLLALWEASRPYQLDPATLETIGIESFNGVLKTGQVFTAHPKLDPETGDLWGFGVESGPKSKISVYRIDPDGVLTEQFQQKVAGFCFLHDFAYTPNYRIFSQNPVEFQPLGFLFGMKTAGACLDLKPNTPTQILLFDRNGKLRTFTTDPCFIFHHCNAFEQDDAVILDSICYRDYPKLEPNTNYKEIDFERVIPGQLWRFHIDLRSGKVDRQLIVERSCEFPAINPRLVGKPYRYAYLGAIAQPPTTPGNAPLQAIVKVDLHTGQQELHSFAPRGFVGEPVFIPRPGAVAEDDGWLVSIVFDAASDRSDVVILDAQNITAPTVATLHLKHHVPYGLHGNFTPEIWSKA; this is encoded by the coding sequence ATGGTGCAGGCTGTAACCCCTACTTTCTCAAAATCTGACTGGCAAAAGGGCTATGAATCCTTAAGGACGGAAAATTCGTACTGGATAGAGCATGTCGATGGTGCGATTCCCCAAAATCTGGTTGGCACCTTATTCCGCAATGGGCCAGGGTTATTAGACGTGAATGGGCAAGCTTACGGTCATCCATTTGATGGGGATGGCATGGTCTGCGCCATTACGTTGGCCAACGGGCGCGCCCACTTTGCCAACAGTTTTGTGAAAACACCGGAATTTTTAGCCGAACAAGAGGCTGGACGGATTTTGTATCGGGGGGTATTTGGCACGCAGAAGCCAGGTGGCTGGTTGCAGAATATATTTGACCTGCGATTCAAAAATATTGCCAATACCAATGCAATCTACCATGCTAAGAAGCTCCTAGCTTTATGGGAGGCCAGCCGCCCCTACCAACTCGATCCCGCCACGCTAGAAACCATAGGGATTGAGAGTTTTAATGGTGTACTAAAAACCGGTCAAGTATTTACAGCCCATCCCAAACTCGATCCCGAGACTGGCGATCTATGGGGCTTTGGAGTTGAATCGGGGCCAAAGTCCAAAATTTCGGTTTATCGCATCGATCCTGATGGCGTTTTGACAGAGCAGTTTCAGCAGAAGGTAGCGGGATTTTGCTTTCTCCACGACTTCGCTTACACGCCCAACTACCGCATCTTTTCCCAGAATCCTGTAGAGTTTCAGCCCCTTGGCTTCCTATTCGGGATGAAAACAGCGGGGGCTTGCTTAGATTTGAAACCCAATACACCTACCCAAATTCTCTTATTCGATCGCAACGGCAAGCTCCGCACCTTTACTACCGATCCCTGTTTTATCTTTCACCATTGCAATGCCTTCGAGCAGGATGATGCAGTAATACTTGACTCCATTTGCTACAGGGACTACCCCAAACTCGAACCGAATACCAATTACAAAGAAATTGACTTCGAGCGCGTAATTCCGGGTCAACTCTGGCGCTTTCATATCGATCTGCGTTCCGGTAAAGTCGATCGCCAGTTAATCGTAGAACGTTCCTGCGAGTTTCCCGCGATTAACCCCCGGCTGGTAGGAAAGCCGTATCGATATGCTTACCTGGGCGCGATCGCCCAGCCCCCCACTACACCTGGGAACGCACCGCTCCAGGCAATTGTCAAAGTCGATCTGCACACAGGTCAGCAAGAACTGCATAGCTTTGCACCTAGGGGGTTTGTGGGCGAACCCGTATTTATTCCTCGTCCGGGTGCGGTGGCAGAAGACGATGGTTGGTTAGTCTCGATCGTATTTGATGCCGCTAGCGATCGCTCTGACGTGGTAATTCTGGATGCTCAAAACATTACAGCACCAACCGTTGCCACCCTGCATCTCAAACACCATGTTCCCTACGGTTTGCACGGCAACTTTACACCCGAAATTTGGTCGAAAGCATAG
- the psaK gene encoding photosystem I reaction center subunit PsaK: MTNLFLLASVPATPTWSVSVGLVMIVCNLVAVSIGRYAIQQKGVGPALPAEMPGMFQGFGVPELLATASFGHILGAGMILGLSQAGLL; this comes from the coding sequence ATGACAAATTTATTCCTGCTTGCCAGCGTTCCTGCAACACCCACCTGGTCAGTTAGTGTGGGTTTAGTTATGATCGTCTGCAACCTGGTTGCCGTCTCCATCGGTCGCTATGCCATTCAGCAGAAGGGCGTTGGGCCTGCACTGCCAGCAGAAATGCCTGGTATGTTCCAAGGCTTTGGCGTACCGGAGTTACTCGCAACGGCAAGCTTTGGTCATATCCTGGGTGCTGGCATGATTTTGGGCCTTTCCCAAGCGGGCTTGCTCTAG
- a CDS encoding HAS-barrel domain-containing protein, with translation MRLPLPQYAAPNLNPDRIAEVVETSTAEFMAQCLEPEGLNFPTMPAFGSWVKSINEEENTGVTYGVVYHATTAPIDSVHRARALGLSLTELREQQPQIFAMLKTEIRVALVGFVVGDRVYQHLPSRPPQIHQAVYTCNIKEIEEFTEELYFLRTLTQLSGAPVDELVAAVLRDVYQARGCDREWLVGAGRNLSILLKDDYDRLGAILSQVHV, from the coding sequence ATGCGCCTACCACTTCCCCAATATGCTGCCCCAAATCTTAACCCCGATCGCATTGCTGAGGTAGTCGAAACTTCGACGGCTGAATTTATGGCTCAGTGCTTGGAACCGGAGGGACTCAATTTCCCAACCATGCCAGCTTTCGGCAGTTGGGTGAAATCGATTAACGAAGAAGAAAATACTGGAGTAACCTATGGTGTGGTTTACCACGCTACAACTGCTCCCATTGACTCGGTACATAGAGCAAGGGCATTGGGCTTATCTTTGACCGAGCTAAGAGAGCAGCAGCCGCAGATTTTTGCCATGCTCAAAACCGAGATAAGGGTGGCACTTGTGGGGTTTGTCGTTGGCGATCGCGTTTACCAGCACCTTCCCTCTCGCCCCCCACAGATCCATCAGGCGGTATATACCTGCAATATTAAAGAAATCGAAGAATTTACAGAAGAACTATATTTTCTACGTACCCTCACGCAGCTAAGCGGAGCGCCAGTAGATGAGTTAGTAGCAGCCGTTTTGAGGGATGTTTACCAAGCGAGAGGGTGCGATCGCGAGTGGCTGGTCGGTGCGGGTCGCAACCTCAGCATTTTGCTTAAGGATGACTACGATCGCCTGGGTGCTATTCTCAGCCAGGTTCACGTTTGA
- the panB gene encoding 3-methyl-2-oxobutanoate hydroxymethyltransferase, which yields MAVTVAQLQTWKKEGRAIAVLTATEYAIAKILDAAGVDVILVGDSLAMVALGHKTTLPVTLDEMIHHAKAVGRGVDRALLLVDLPFLSYQCSPEQALHAAGRVLKETNAQGIKVEGGYRDLVNTIAKLVHAGIPVMGHLGLTPQSVHQLGYRPQGKDPKTAEQIFQQAQALAEAGVFAVLLENIPAALGDRITKALTIPTIGIGAGSGCDGQVLVTHDLLGLSDWQPPFARKYVDLRASISKAVEHYCTDVRDRTFPPNSHHP from the coding sequence ATGGCAGTAACCGTTGCCCAACTACAAACATGGAAAAAGGAAGGCAGAGCGATCGCAGTGCTGACGGCGACGGAGTATGCAATCGCTAAAATACTTGATGCGGCTGGGGTAGACGTTATCCTTGTGGGTGACTCGCTGGCAATGGTGGCACTGGGACATAAAACCACATTGCCAGTCACGTTAGATGAAATGATTCACCACGCCAAGGCGGTCGGACGCGGTGTGGATCGTGCCTTACTGCTAGTGGATCTGCCATTTTTGAGTTACCAGTGCAGTCCCGAACAGGCACTACATGCAGCAGGGCGAGTGCTAAAAGAGACAAATGCGCAAGGGATTAAGGTAGAAGGAGGCTATCGGGATCTTGTGAATACGATCGCGAAGCTAGTGCATGCGGGCATTCCAGTCATGGGACACCTGGGCTTAACGCCACAGTCCGTCCATCAATTGGGCTACCGTCCTCAAGGCAAAGATCCGAAAACAGCAGAGCAGATTTTCCAGCAAGCGCAAGCGCTGGCAGAAGCTGGAGTATTTGCGGTTTTGTTGGAGAATATACCCGCTGCTCTCGGCGATCGCATTACCAAAGCACTGACTATTCCTACAATAGGAATTGGTGCAGGAAGCGGCTGCGACGGTCAGGTTCTGGTTACCCACGATTTGCTGGGCTTATCGGATTGGCAGCCACCTTTCGCCCGCAAATACGTTGACTTACGCGCATCGATCTCCAAAGCTGTAGAGCATTACTGCACTGACGTACGCGATCGTACTTTTCCCCCCAACTCCCATCACCCGTAA
- a CDS encoding DUF2862 domain-containing protein: MQVGQKVRIRGFQDKGAPEFANKVGEVGIIKEPKIVDGGKMGYIVAFNDNASTWFFQDELEEVWA, from the coding sequence ATGCAAGTTGGTCAAAAAGTTCGCATTCGTGGTTTCCAAGATAAAGGCGCTCCTGAGTTTGCCAATAAAGTGGGAGAGGTTGGAATAATTAAAGAACCTAAGATTGTTGATGGTGGCAAAATGGGCTATATCGTCGCATTCAACGATAATGCGTCCACCTGGTTTTTTCAAGACGAACTAGAAGAAGTTTGGGCTTAA
- a CDS encoding HU family DNA-binding protein: MADLNRQDIIRGMMAEVDGLSHRMAAASLEAAISCISQALIEHQSVTISDFGKFGVRQRRARQGMHPHTHAPIQIPSVAVPYFSPSPALKQQVKHGSNPDISR, from the coding sequence ATGGCCGATCTCAATCGCCAGGATATCATTCGCGGCATGATGGCTGAGGTAGATGGTCTCAGCCATCGCATGGCCGCCGCCAGTTTAGAGGCAGCGATCTCTTGCATTTCTCAAGCCTTAATCGAACATCAGTCAGTTACAATCAGCGACTTTGGTAAATTTGGCGTACGACAGCGTCGCGCGCGTCAGGGCATGCATCCCCACACCCACGCTCCCATCCAAATCCCCTCGGTCGCAGTACCTTACTTTTCCCCCAGCCCCGCATTGAAACAGCAAGTGAAGCATGGCTCTAATCCTGACATTTCTCGGTAA
- a CDS encoding ArsA family ATPase, giving the protein MALILTFLGKGGVGKTTVAIAAARSFARQGKRVLLVGQQAGPSLSQMLGVDLDCDAKEVMTGFNAVHLESTTLLERYWEKMKNLESQYLRTPFFKEVYGQELGILPGMDTALGLSFLRERDAEGKYDVLIYDGIGDLIALRMLGMPEILGWYLRRFRLVLTGSAIGQALSPFVEPILRSVLQVSATEDITQQAGQMTDVLSRGQQAVSNPDRVAAYLVTTSDAIAISTAKYMWGSAQQVGLTVGGVFARGHVAADEFAPLPVEAIAENLTELAIPMAANLAPAPMAIDVSTRQVRLFLPTFDKRQVKLIQSGPEVTIEAGDQRRNIFLPPELVGKQATGAKFQDSYLIISFG; this is encoded by the coding sequence ATGGCTCTAATCCTGACATTTCTCGGTAAAGGTGGCGTAGGTAAGACCACGGTAGCGATCGCGGCAGCTAGATCTTTTGCACGGCAGGGCAAGCGCGTATTGTTGGTCGGTCAGCAGGCAGGGCCGAGCCTGAGCCAGATGCTGGGAGTCGATCTAGACTGCGATGCCAAAGAGGTAATGACGGGATTTAATGCCGTGCATCTAGAATCGACGACGCTTCTGGAGCGCTACTGGGAAAAGATGAAAAACTTGGAAAGCCAGTACCTGCGCACGCCATTTTTTAAAGAAGTTTACGGGCAAGAACTGGGGATATTACCTGGCATGGATACGGCGCTCGGTTTGAGTTTTCTGCGCGAGCGCGATGCGGAAGGTAAATACGACGTGCTGATTTACGATGGCATCGGCGATCTGATTGCGCTGCGCATGTTAGGGATGCCGGAAATTTTGGGATGGTATTTGCGGCGCTTTCGTCTAGTGCTGACTGGTTCGGCGATCGGGCAAGCTTTATCTCCATTTGTAGAGCCAATTTTGCGGAGCGTCCTTCAGGTTTCGGCTACAGAAGACATTACGCAGCAAGCGGGGCAAATGACGGATGTGTTGTCTAGAGGGCAGCAAGCTGTCAGCAATCCCGATCGCGTGGCTGCCTACCTGGTTACTACTAGCGATGCGATCGCCATTAGTACGGCAAAGTATATGTGGGGCAGCGCCCAGCAGGTGGGTCTGACCGTGGGTGGCGTATTCGCGCGGGGGCACGTAGCAGCGGATGAGTTTGCGCCGTTGCCAGTGGAAGCGATCGCCGAAAACCTCACTGAATTAGCGATTCCAATGGCAGCTAACCTCGCACCCGCCCCGATGGCAATTGATGTCAGTACCCGTCAAGTGAGGCTATTTTTACCCACATTTGACAAACGCCAGGTTAAACTAATCCAGTCGGGGCCAGAAGTTACGATCGAAGCTGGCGATCAGAGACGCAATATTTTTCTGCCACCGGAGCTAGTTGGAAAGCAAGCTACAGGTGCTAAATTTCAAGATAGCTATCTAATCATTTCTTTTGGCTAG
- a CDS encoding Uma2 family endonuclease: protein MVTVLKQPLAIPPLENGDRLSRSEFERRYQAMVNIKKAELIEGVTYMASPLRLRSHGEPHGLLTTWLGTYKAFTVGAILGIEPTVRLDRDNEPQPDAVLFIPGRQAVIDADDYITGAPELVVEVAASSVAIDLHDKKRAYRRCGVQEYIVWRTLDGELDWFVLEADDYVTLPTDEQGICRSRVFPGLWLAVAALLSGDLATVLSVLQTGLSTPEYREFVEHL from the coding sequence ATGGTTACAGTTCTAAAACAGCCATTAGCAATTCCGCCGTTAGAAAATGGAGATCGTCTATCTCGGTCTGAATTTGAGCGGCGCTACCAGGCAATGGTCAACATCAAAAAAGCCGAACTGATTGAAGGAGTTACCTACATGGCATCGCCGTTGAGGTTGAGAAGTCATGGCGAACCGCATGGCTTATTAACTACTTGGCTCGGAACCTACAAGGCGTTTACTGTAGGTGCGATTTTAGGAATCGAACCTACAGTAAGATTGGATCGCGACAATGAGCCACAACCAGATGCGGTGCTATTCATTCCCGGTCGGCAAGCCGTAATTGATGCCGATGATTACATTACCGGCGCGCCGGAACTTGTGGTAGAGGTGGCAGCTAGCAGCGTGGCGATCGATCTACATGATAAAAAGCGGGCGTATCGACGCTGTGGCGTACAGGAATACATTGTATGGCGCACGTTGGACGGGGAACTGGACTGGTTTGTGCTAGAAGCAGACGATTACGTGACTTTACCAACCGACGAACAGGGCATTTGCCGCAGTCGAGTATTTCCAGGTTTGTGGTTAGCGGTAGCAGCATTGCTTTCTGGCGATCTCGCAACCGTGCTATCGGTATTGCAAACTGGATTATCGACACCGGAGTATCGGGAATTTGTCGAACATTTATAG
- a CDS encoding amino acid ABC transporter permease, with translation MEPQQTIESRLPPITPNDPVQWMRANLFSSWFNSILTVLCLLFIYKVATGAWVWATGTAQWEVLSVNLYQFFIGRYPIDQAARLWGVTTLLSLLSGLSWGIWGRFSRGVAIFVGAVPVALLALLPIALMDKVWILAIGATVFAGFFAGQKLKPVVGNWLFAIWLLSFPLLIWLIGGGIGLRVVPDNLWNGLLLTVLMAVGGIFLSFPLGVLLALGRQSTMPIFRWFSTIYIEVVRGLPLIGILFMAQVMFPLLLPPGVEVSRVIRAVMGFVLFSAAYLAENVRGGLQAIPRGQIEAAKALGLNVVQTVLLIVLPQALKAVIPAIVGQFIGLFKDTSLVAIVGLVDLMGVCRTILAQPDYIGRYAEVYLFAALIYWIFCYSMSLGSRKLEKSLASSS, from the coding sequence ATGGAACCACAGCAAACTATTGAAAGTCGTCTGCCGCCAATTACACCCAACGATCCGGTGCAATGGATGCGAGCCAATTTGTTTAGTAGTTGGTTTAATAGCATCCTGACAGTACTGTGCTTGCTGTTTATCTACAAGGTCGCTACTGGTGCTTGGGTATGGGCAACTGGTACCGCCCAATGGGAGGTATTAAGCGTTAATCTCTACCAATTTTTTATTGGGCGCTATCCGATCGATCAAGCTGCCAGGCTTTGGGGTGTAACGACTTTATTATCTCTGCTTTCAGGTTTATCCTGGGGCATTTGGGGTAGGTTCAGCCGTGGAGTGGCCATATTCGTCGGTGCTGTACCCGTGGCGCTGTTGGCATTGCTGCCGATCGCTCTCATGGACAAAGTATGGATTTTAGCGATCGGTGCCACGGTATTTGCTGGTTTCTTTGCAGGACAAAAACTCAAACCTGTTGTTGGGAATTGGCTATTTGCAATCTGGCTGCTGTCATTTCCATTACTAATTTGGTTAATTGGTGGTGGTATTGGGCTGAGGGTGGTTCCAGATAATCTATGGAATGGTTTACTATTAACCGTTTTGATGGCTGTGGGTGGTATTTTTCTCTCCTTCCCGTTGGGAGTATTGTTGGCGTTGGGCAGACAAAGCACGATGCCCATATTTCGCTGGTTCAGCACGATCTACATCGAGGTGGTGCGCGGCTTGCCCCTGATCGGTATTTTGTTCATGGCACAGGTGATGTTTCCGTTGCTGTTGCCGCCAGGGGTAGAAGTATCGCGAGTCATCCGTGCCGTGATGGGATTTGTCCTGTTTAGCGCTGCCTATCTCGCCGAAAACGTACGCGGCGGCCTGCAAGCGATTCCACGCGGACAAATAGAAGCAGCAAAGGCGTTGGGTTTAAATGTGGTGCAGACAGTGTTGCTGATTGTTTTGCCGCAGGCACTAAAAGCAGTAATTCCGGCGATCGTCGGTCAGTTTATCGGTTTGTTTAAGGATACTTCTCTAGTTGCGATCGTCGGTCTGGTAGATTTGATGGGAGTTTGCCGCACGATTCTGGCACAACCCGACTACATCGGCAGATATGCGGAAGTGTATCTATTTGCTGCTTTAATCTACTGGATTTTCTGTTACTCTATGTCCTTGGGTAGCCGCAAACTAGAGAAATCCCTCGCATCTAGTTCCTAG